In Streptomyces seoulensis, the following are encoded in one genomic region:
- a CDS encoding ABC transporter permease — protein MGRYVARRLLQMIPVFVGTTLLIFLMVYSLPGDPVRALWGDRPADPQAMARLKHEYWLDRPVLEQYWHYISNVFTGDFGTSFVTGRKVVDVMSEVFPVTIRLALVAFTIEIVVGLVLGLVSGLNRGKIYDKLVLVITLLLVSIPIFVLGFIAQTVFGNQLGWVTPTVQDSNDITQLILPGIILGSLSFAYVARLSRTSIAENLRADYVRTAVAKGLPRRRVIGVHLLRNSLIPVVTFLGTDLGALMGGAIVTEGIFNVHGIGNTLYRSINQSDNTTVVGIVTVLVIVYLVSSLVVDLLYAVLDPRIRYV, from the coding sequence ATGGGGCGCTATGTCGCGCGGCGACTGCTCCAGATGATCCCGGTGTTCGTCGGGACCACTCTGCTCATCTTTTTGATGGTCTACTCCCTGCCCGGTGACCCTGTCCGGGCGCTGTGGGGCGACAGACCTGCCGATCCCCAGGCGATGGCGCGCCTGAAGCACGAGTACTGGCTCGACAGGCCGGTTCTTGAGCAGTACTGGCACTACATCAGCAATGTTTTCACGGGAGACTTCGGCACCAGCTTTGTGACGGGGCGCAAGGTCGTGGACGTCATGTCCGAGGTCTTCCCGGTGACGATCCGGCTCGCGCTGGTCGCCTTCACCATCGAGATCGTGGTCGGCCTGGTCCTGGGCCTGGTGTCCGGCCTGAACCGCGGCAAAATCTACGACAAGCTCGTCCTGGTGATCACGCTGCTGCTGGTCTCCATCCCGATCTTCGTGCTCGGCTTCATCGCCCAGACGGTCTTCGGCAACCAGCTCGGGTGGGTGACCCCGACGGTGCAGGACTCCAACGACATCACCCAGTTGATCCTGCCCGGCATCATCCTGGGTTCCCTGTCCTTCGCGTACGTGGCCCGGCTCAGCCGGACCTCCATCGCAGAGAACCTCCGGGCCGACTATGTGCGCACGGCCGTGGCCAAGGGTCTGCCGCGCCGCCGTGTCATCGGCGTCCACCTGCTGCGCAACTCGCTGATTCCCGTGGTCACGTTCCTCGGCACCGACCTGGGCGCCCTGATGGGTGGCGCCATCGTCACCGAGGGCATCTTCAACGTCCACGGCATCGGCAACACGCTGTACCGGTCCATCAACCAGTCCGACAACACGACGGTCGTCGGCATCGTGACCGTCCTTGTGATCGTCTACCTGGTCTCCAGCCTCGTCGTCGACCTGCTCTACGCCGTCCTGGACCCGAGGATCCGCTATGTCTGA
- a CDS encoding ABC transporter family substrate-binding protein → MSHDGVGSRAVLRATAFLTAGALAVPLLAGCGSDDKAGRPLAGPDIAHVTRDKVAEGGTVKWAMDALPETLNAYQADADAGTTRVAQATLPSMFQLDANGRPAVNPAYLESAKVIETEPRQVVLYKLNQQAVWSDGREIGAADFVAQWRALSGKDSAYWTARNAGYDRISKIERGASDLQVRVTFSRPYADWKSLFSPLYPKDVMGTPDAFNDGARRKLKTTAGPFRVDKVDTAGKDVVLTRNPRWWGQPAKLDEIVLHTVPRDERATALADGKVDVADVDASTAGRITGAAGGTGSPLVGGGKTSAKKLRSWALAHGLEAEKVEHAGQKKLRKAITRYLEEQDGLRSYEVRKSLEPAYTQLALNGAGGLLADERVRRAVARALDRKELARLVLTPLGLPAEPVGSHLALEGQPAYADNSDALGGQDTKEAQALLSDAGWVPGGPVKEEKKGDKAAGPESSTKGDDDQSEGGKDGEYIVGEDDKNTDGKNEHGDGSGRHLAQDGKQYTGQGGAPGAYAPKGTAAPAGAVNGPLAKDGQALNLRFVLPTGAGSETLNTVAGRISAMLEKVGIRTTVIKVPDESYFKDHIAAGDFDLALYSWPASAFPATDARPIFAKPAPAADGSVNVEQNYTRVGTDQVDQLFDQAASTLDEDESRDLIRKADTRIWAAAGSIPLYQRPQLVGVRKTLVNTGAFGFQAPVYEDMGFLKKGAKVSPSPTKS, encoded by the coding sequence ATGTCCCACGACGGCGTCGGCTCACGCGCGGTCCTGCGCGCGACCGCCTTCCTCACCGCGGGCGCCCTCGCGGTGCCCCTCCTCGCCGGCTGCGGCTCGGACGACAAGGCCGGCCGCCCGCTGGCCGGACCGGACATCGCCCATGTCACCCGCGACAAGGTCGCCGAGGGCGGCACCGTGAAGTGGGCCATGGACGCGCTGCCGGAGACGCTCAACGCGTACCAGGCCGACGCCGACGCGGGCACCACCCGGGTCGCCCAGGCCACCCTCCCCTCGATGTTCCAGCTCGACGCGAACGGCCGCCCGGCGGTGAACCCCGCCTATCTGGAGTCCGCCAAGGTCATCGAGACCGAGCCCCGCCAGGTCGTGCTGTACAAGCTGAACCAGCAGGCGGTGTGGAGCGACGGCCGCGAGATCGGCGCCGCCGACTTCGTCGCCCAGTGGCGCGCCCTGTCCGGCAAGGACAGCGCCTACTGGACCGCCCGCAACGCCGGGTACGACCGCATCTCCAAGATCGAGCGCGGCGCCAGCGACCTCCAGGTCCGGGTCACCTTCTCCCGCCCGTACGCCGACTGGAAGTCGCTGTTCTCCCCGCTGTACCCGAAGGACGTCATGGGCACCCCGGACGCCTTCAACGACGGCGCCCGGCGCAAGCTCAAGACCACGGCGGGCCCCTTCCGGGTGGACAAGGTCGACACCGCCGGCAAGGACGTCGTCCTCACCCGCAACCCGCGCTGGTGGGGCCAGCCCGCCAAGCTCGACGAGATCGTGCTGCACACCGTCCCGCGCGACGAGCGGGCCACCGCGCTGGCCGACGGCAAGGTCGACGTCGCCGACGTGGACGCCTCCACGGCCGGCCGGATCACCGGTGCCGCGGGCGGCACCGGAAGCCCGCTGGTGGGCGGCGGCAAGACCTCCGCCAAGAAGCTCCGCTCCTGGGCGCTCGCCCACGGCCTGGAGGCGGAGAAGGTCGAGCACGCGGGCCAGAAGAAGCTGCGCAAGGCCATCACCCGGTACCTGGAGGAGCAGGACGGGCTCCGCTCCTACGAGGTGCGCAAGTCCCTGGAGCCCGCCTACACCCAGCTCGCCCTGAACGGCGCCGGTGGCCTGCTCGCGGACGAGCGGGTGCGCCGGGCCGTGGCCCGCGCGCTGGACCGCAAGGAGCTGGCCAGGCTGGTGCTGACCCCGCTCGGCCTGCCCGCCGAGCCGGTCGGCAGCCACCTGGCGCTGGAGGGCCAGCCCGCCTACGCCGACAACAGTGACGCCCTCGGCGGCCAGGACACCAAGGAGGCGCAGGCCCTGCTCTCCGACGCCGGATGGGTGCCGGGCGGCCCGGTCAAGGAGGAGAAGAAGGGGGACAAGGCCGCGGGGCCCGAGAGCAGCACCAAGGGCGACGACGACCAGTCCGAGGGCGGCAAGGACGGCGAGTACATCGTCGGCGAGGACGACAAGAACACCGACGGCAAGAACGAGCACGGGGACGGCAGCGGCCGGCACCTCGCCCAGGACGGCAAGCAGTACACCGGCCAGGGCGGTGCCCCCGGCGCCTACGCCCCCAAGGGCACGGCCGCCCCGGCGGGCGCGGTCAACGGGCCGCTCGCCAAGGACGGCCAGGCGCTCAACCTCCGCTTCGTGCTCCCCACCGGCGCCGGCTCGGAGACCCTGAACACCGTCGCCGGGCGGATCTCCGCGATGCTGGAGAAGGTCGGCATCCGCACCACGGTGATCAAGGTCCCGGACGAGAGCTACTTCAAGGACCACATCGCGGCCGGCGACTTCGACCTCGCCCTGTACTCCTGGCCCGCCTCCGCCTTCCCGGCCACCGACGCGCGCCCGATCTTCGCCAAGCCCGCGCCCGCCGCCGACGGCTCGGTGAACGTCGAGCAGAACTACACCCGCGTCGGCACCGACCAGGTGGACCAGCTCTTCGACCAGGCCGCCTCGACACTGGACGAGGACGAGTCCCGCGACCTCATCCGCAAGGCCGACACCCGCATCTGGGCGGCGGCCGGCTCCATCCCGCTCTACCAGCGCCCCCAGCTCGTCGGCGTACGGAAGACCCTGGTCAACACGGGTGCCTTCGGCTTCCAGGCGCCGGTCTACGAGGACATGGGCTTCCTGAAGAAGGGCGCGAAGGTCTCGCCGAGCCCGACCAAGAGCTGA
- a CDS encoding ABC transporter permease, producing MSEALTTETALEEEVAGTAAPNPSQDRPRSLWSDAWRDLRRNPFFVISAVLILLLIAIAAFPGVFTSTDPKHADLVHHYLTGPNWSHIGQADWFGYDGQGRSVYSRTMYGARASIIVGIFTTLGVAILGSVVGMLAGYYGGWLDAVLSRVTDVFFGIPLLLGAIVVLNAFTHRTVWTVVAAMVFLGWTQITRVMRGSVITVKQQDFVQAARALGAGTGRILVRHILPNAVAPVIVVSTIALGGYISLEATLSFLGIGLPPSTVSWGNDISSAQTVIRTAPHVLFFPSAMLSLTVLAFIMLGDAVRDALDPKLR from the coding sequence ATGTCTGAGGCACTCACGACCGAGACGGCCCTGGAGGAAGAGGTCGCCGGCACGGCGGCCCCCAACCCCTCGCAGGACAGGCCGCGCAGCCTCTGGTCCGACGCGTGGCGGGACCTGCGCCGCAATCCGTTCTTCGTCATCTCGGCAGTACTCATCCTCCTGCTGATCGCGATCGCCGCCTTCCCAGGTGTGTTCACCTCGACCGACCCGAAGCACGCGGACCTCGTGCACCACTACCTGACCGGGCCCAACTGGAGCCACATCGGGCAGGCCGACTGGTTCGGCTACGACGGCCAGGGCCGCAGCGTGTACTCGCGGACGATGTACGGCGCCCGTGCGTCGATCATCGTCGGCATCTTCACCACGCTCGGTGTCGCGATTCTCGGCAGTGTGGTCGGTATGCTCGCCGGCTACTACGGAGGCTGGCTCGACGCGGTCCTGTCCCGGGTCACCGACGTGTTCTTCGGCATTCCGCTGCTGCTCGGCGCGATCGTCGTCCTGAACGCCTTCACACACCGCACGGTGTGGACAGTGGTGGCCGCGATGGTCTTCCTCGGCTGGACTCAGATCACCCGCGTCATGCGCGGCTCCGTGATCACCGTCAAGCAGCAGGACTTCGTGCAGGCCGCGCGGGCGCTCGGCGCCGGCACCGGCCGCATCCTGGTGCGGCACATCCTGCCGAACGCCGTCGCGCCGGTGATCGTGGTCTCCACCATCGCGCTCGGTGGTTACATCTCGCTGGAGGCGACCCTGTCCTTCCTGGGCATCGGTCTTCCGCCCAGCACGGTCTCCTGGGGCAACGACATCTCGTCCGCGCAGACGGTCATCCGTACCGCGCCGCACGTGCTGTTCTTCCCCAGCGCCATGCTGAGCCTCACCGTGCTCGCGTTCATCATGCTCGGCGACGCGGTCCGCGACGCCCTCGACCCGAAGCTGCGCTGA
- a CDS encoding peptide ABC transporter substrate-binding protein: MRGAKSAKWVAIAAIVALGATACGGGGDDGSGDGGSRAVNAKGVFSYQSNEPQHPIQPANVMETGGGRITDALFSGLVDYNAKSGKLENLVAESIKQDDASHYTIKLKQGWTFHNGEKVTSHSFVDAWNWGANSKNAQQNASWFSDIKGYADVHPDKGDPKTDKMSGLTTPDDSTIKVALAAPVPYWTYKLGYSAFYPLPKVFYTNPKKYGQEPVGNGAYKFVKWNHNQDFLVNTYADYAGPKPKNGGIDFKFYTTAEAAYQDAVSDNLDVLDQVAPSAMSKYHQDLGDRAVDAPQNAIQTVAVAEYAPTIKNLKDRGKFIKGLSMAIDRNTITKTVLAGSREPATSFVPPAVEGYKANACGEACAYNPKKAKQLIQEAGGANATISILYNADGGHKEWVTAVCANITQNTGVKCEGDSKADFKTALDVRTKKKVQSLYRSGWVQDYPLNANFLKDLYGSTAAGNEGGYSNKEFDKLADKADKASSLDESVKLYQDAEASLYKDMPAIPLWYYKTNAGYSKNVTHVSYDTFGKPVFADVEVYKK; this comes from the coding sequence ATGCGTGGTGCCAAGAGCGCCAAGTGGGTTGCGATAGCGGCGATTGTGGCGCTGGGTGCGACGGCCTGCGGCGGTGGCGGGGACGACGGCTCGGGCGACGGCGGCTCGCGCGCGGTGAACGCGAAGGGCGTGTTCAGCTACCAGAGCAACGAGCCCCAGCACCCCATCCAGCCGGCGAACGTCATGGAGACCGGCGGTGGCCGTATCACCGACGCCCTCTTCAGTGGCCTGGTCGACTACAACGCGAAGTCGGGCAAGCTGGAGAACCTGGTCGCCGAGTCCATCAAGCAGGACGACGCCAGTCACTACACGATCAAGCTGAAGCAGGGCTGGACCTTCCACAACGGTGAGAAGGTCACCTCGCACTCCTTCGTGGACGCCTGGAACTGGGGCGCCAACTCGAAGAACGCCCAGCAGAACGCCTCCTGGTTCTCGGACATCAAGGGCTACGCCGACGTCCACCCGGACAAGGGCGACCCGAAGACCGACAAGATGTCCGGTCTGACCACCCCGGACGACTCGACCATCAAGGTCGCGCTGGCCGCCCCCGTTCCGTACTGGACCTACAAGCTGGGCTACAGCGCGTTCTATCCGCTGCCCAAGGTCTTCTACACGAACCCCAAGAAGTACGGCCAGGAGCCTGTCGGCAATGGCGCGTACAAGTTCGTCAAGTGGAACCACAACCAGGACTTCCTGGTGAACACGTACGCCGACTACGCGGGCCCCAAGCCCAAGAACGGCGGCATCGACTTCAAGTTCTACACGACCGCCGAGGCCGCCTACCAGGACGCCGTCTCCGACAACCTGGACGTGCTGGACCAGGTCGCGCCGAGCGCGATGTCCAAGTACCACCAGGACCTGGGCGACCGCGCGGTAGACGCCCCGCAGAACGCGATCCAGACCGTCGCCGTCGCCGAGTACGCGCCGACGATCAAGAACCTCAAGGACCGCGGGAAGTTCATCAAGGGCCTGTCCATGGCCATTGACCGGAACACCATCACCAAGACGGTGCTGGCCGGCTCGCGTGAGCCCGCCACGAGCTTCGTCCCGCCGGCTGTCGAGGGTTACAAGGCCAACGCCTGTGGCGAGGCCTGCGCGTACAACCCGAAGAAGGCCAAGCAGCTGATCCAGGAGGCGGGTGGCGCCAACGCGACCATCTCGATCCTGTACAACGCCGACGGCGGCCACAAGGAATGGGTGACGGCCGTGTGCGCCAACATCACCCAGAACACCGGCGTCAAGTGCGAGGGCGACTCGAAGGCCGACTTCAAGACGGCCCTGGACGTCCGCACCAAGAAGAAGGTCCAGAGCCTCTACCGCTCCGGCTGGGTGCAGGACTACCCGCTGAACGCCAACTTCCTCAAGGACCTGTACGGCAGCACTGCCGCCGGCAACGAGGGCGGCTACTCCAACAAGGAGTTCGACAAGCTGGCGGACAAGGCGGACAAGGCTTCTTCGCTGGACGAGTCGGTGAAGCTGTACCAGGATGCCGAGGCGTCCCTGTACAAGGACATGCCCGCCATCCCGCTGTGGTACTACAAGACGAACGCGGGTTACTCCAAGAACGTCACGCACGTCAGCTACGACACCTTCGGCAAGCCGGTCTTCGCGGACGTCGAGGTCTACAAGAAGTAA
- a CDS encoding SpoIIE family protein phosphatase: MSEIPAKATESEDPSGGARSRAAEEAAPADMWQSSPPGSIYDYIKVASFSLSPGGLIEQWSLRAEQLFGIPAHRAVGLDPIEAFVDPDLRSRGQRKMAEILDGREWTGVVPFRMPDGEDGSRGEEGMAEVYVMPTRTAEGDKAAVCIVVDVRTLRSIETDLAASQAIFGQSPFGFLLIDTDLRVRRANTRFASIFGGTPDDHRGKSVRDYLPRAEADRVSATMRRVLESGDSITDMHVTGFVPDSDERRHWSINLYRVHSGSGRPIGVAWLGTDITARREAAREAASARRNLALLNEAGARIGNSLDLETTARELLDVVVPGFCDLATVDLYQALLTGDEAPPKLADGSAELRRVAFASAVSDAPFGGSGERVELGAVHRFPFNSPCADALRTARPQRVPAEEGGLVQSTLAVPMVAHDTVVGIVQFARTKGSEPFGDRDRDLAVELAARAAVCIDNARLYRREHERALILQRSLLPPGDPEASGLDIACRYLPGNAATEVGGDWFDVIELPGHRTALVVGDVMGRGLRAAVAMGELRTAVRTLALLDLEPAEVLSALDEIARGLGTPGGVQQATRAARQPRDADLCEVYLATCVYAVYDSVTRRCTFANAGHLPPVLVEPGEAALMLDVPPGMPLGVGGEPFEEVEVELPEGALLALYTDGLVESRDHPLDEGLQAFVQALTDPSRPLEDVCDHVLNSLDTRHGEDDIALLMARVQGLPTESVGDWTLPREPRSVGRAREYARAQLLSWDLEPLVDTTELLVSELVTNALRYGEGEIRLRLLLDRTLVCEVWDAGLVQPRRRRARDTDEGGRGLQLVGLLSAAWGSRRTPRGKTVWFELPLPGADSPLTDPAEALLSLF; the protein is encoded by the coding sequence GTGAGCGAGATACCAGCGAAGGCCACGGAGTCCGAGGACCCGTCGGGCGGCGCGAGGAGCCGGGCCGCCGAGGAGGCGGCCCCCGCTGACATGTGGCAGAGCAGTCCGCCCGGCTCGATCTACGACTACATAAAGGTCGCGTCCTTCTCCCTCAGCCCCGGCGGGCTGATCGAGCAGTGGAGCCTGCGCGCCGAACAGCTCTTCGGCATCCCCGCCCACCGGGCCGTGGGCCTGGACCCGATCGAGGCGTTCGTCGATCCCGACCTGCGCAGTCGCGGCCAGCGGAAGATGGCCGAGATCCTGGACGGGCGGGAGTGGACCGGTGTGGTCCCCTTCCGGATGCCGGACGGCGAGGACGGCTCGCGCGGCGAGGAGGGCATGGCGGAGGTCTATGTCATGCCCACCCGTACCGCCGAGGGCGACAAGGCCGCCGTCTGCATCGTGGTGGACGTGCGGACCCTGCGCAGCATCGAGACCGACCTCGCCGCCTCGCAGGCGATATTCGGCCAATCTCCGTTCGGGTTCCTGCTGATCGACACCGATCTGCGGGTGCGCCGGGCCAACACCCGGTTCGCGTCGATCTTCGGCGGCACCCCGGACGACCACCGGGGTAAGAGCGTGCGCGACTATCTGCCGCGCGCCGAGGCCGACCGGGTCTCGGCCACCATGCGCCGGGTGCTGGAGTCCGGCGACTCCATCACGGACATGCACGTCACCGGGTTCGTGCCGGACTCCGACGAGCGCCGGCACTGGTCCATCAACCTCTACCGGGTGCACAGCGGCAGCGGGCGCCCCATCGGTGTGGCCTGGCTCGGCACCGACATCACCGCCCGGCGCGAGGCCGCCCGCGAGGCCGCCTCCGCGCGGCGCAACCTGGCCCTGCTGAACGAGGCCGGCGCCCGCATAGGGAATTCGCTCGACCTGGAGACGACCGCCCGCGAACTGCTCGACGTGGTCGTCCCCGGCTTCTGCGACCTGGCCACCGTCGACCTCTACCAGGCCCTGCTGACCGGCGACGAGGCGCCGCCCAAGCTGGCCGACGGCAGCGCGGAGCTGCGCCGGGTCGCCTTCGCCAGCGCCGTCTCCGACGCGCCCTTCGGCGGGTCGGGGGAGCGGGTGGAGCTGGGCGCGGTGCACCGCTTCCCGTTCAACTCCCCGTGCGCGGACGCCCTGCGCACCGCCCGGCCGCAGCGGGTGCCCGCCGAGGAGGGCGGGCTGGTGCAGTCCACGCTCGCCGTGCCGATGGTCGCGCACGACACCGTGGTGGGCATCGTGCAGTTCGCCCGCACCAAGGGCAGCGAGCCGTTCGGCGACCGGGACCGCGACCTCGCGGTGGAGCTGGCCGCGCGCGCCGCCGTCTGCATCGACAACGCCCGGCTCTACCGCCGCGAGCACGAACGCGCGCTGATACTCCAGCGGTCCCTGCTCCCGCCCGGCGACCCCGAGGCGTCCGGCCTGGACATCGCCTGCCGCTATCTGCCGGGCAACGCGGCCACCGAGGTCGGCGGCGACTGGTTCGACGTCATCGAACTCCCCGGCCACCGCACGGCGTTGGTGGTCGGCGACGTGATGGGACGCGGGCTGCGCGCGGCCGTGGCGATGGGCGAACTCCGTACGGCGGTACGCACCCTGGCCCTGCTCGACCTCGAACCGGCCGAGGTGCTCTCCGCGTTGGACGAGATCGCCCGGGGTCTCGGCACCCCCGGCGGGGTCCAGCAGGCCACCCGCGCGGCCCGCCAGCCGCGCGACGCCGACCTGTGCGAGGTCTACCTCGCCACCTGCGTGTACGCGGTCTACGACTCCGTCACCCGGCGCTGCACCTTCGCCAACGCGGGGCATCTCCCGCCGGTGCTGGTGGAGCCCGGCGAGGCCGCGCTGATGCTGGACGTGCCGCCCGGGATGCCGCTGGGCGTCGGCGGCGAGCCGTTCGAGGAAGTGGAGGTCGAGCTGCCCGAGGGCGCCCTGCTGGCCCTCTACACCGACGGCCTCGTGGAGTCCCGCGACCATCCGCTGGACGAAGGGCTCCAGGCGTTCGTGCAGGCGCTCACCGACCCCTCCCGACCGCTGGAGGACGTCTGCGACCACGTGCTGAACAGCCTCGACACCCGGCACGGTGAGGACGACATCGCGCTGCTCATGGCCCGCGTCCAGGGCCTGCCCACCGAGTCGGTCGGCGACTGGACGCTGCCCCGCGAGCCGCGCAGCGTGGGCCGGGCCCGCGAGTACGCGCGGGCGCAGCTGCTGAGCTGGGACCTGGAACCCCTGGTCGACACCACGGAACTCCTGGTCAGCGAGCTGGTGACCAACGCCCTGCGGTACGGCGAGGGCGAGATCAGGCTCCGGCTGCTGCTGGACCGCACCCTGGTCTGCGAGGTCTGGGACGCCGGTCTGGTCCAGCCCCGCAGGCGGCGCGCCCGGGACACCGACGAGGGCGGACGCGGCCTGCAACTCGTCGGCCTCCTCAGCGCCGCCTGGGGCTCCCGCCGCACCCCGCGCGGCAAGACGGTCTGGTTCGAACTCCCCCTGCCGGGCGCCGACAGCCCCCTGACCGACCCGGCGGAGGCCCTGCTCAGCCTGTTCTGA
- the typA gene encoding translational GTPase TypA has translation MATRHDIRNVAIVAHVDHGKTTIVDGMLKQAGAFAAHQLDSVDDRVMDSNDLEREKGITILAKNTAVKYHPKDGGEPITINIIDTPGHADFGGEVERGLSMVDGVVLLVDASEGPLPQTRFVLRKALQQRLPVILCINKTDRPDSRIDEVVNETYDLFLDLDADEEQIEFPIVYACGRDGIASLTKPDDGTVPADSDSLEPFFSTILEHIPAPTYEEDAPLQAHVTNLDADNFLGRIALLRVEQGELRKGQTVAWIKRDGTVANVRISELMMTEALTRKPAEVAGPGDICAVAGIPDIMIGETLADPENPVALPLITVDEPAISMTIGTNTSPLVGRGGTGKGADAKSAVKDRKVTARQVKDRLDRELIGNVSLRVLDTERPDAWEVQGRGELALAILVEQMRREGFELTIGKPQVVTQMIDGKVHEPVERMTIDVPEEHMGAVTQLMGVRKGRMDNMSNHGSGWVRLEFVVPSRGLIGFRTEFLTGTRGTGIAHSIHEGHEPWFGTLTTRNNGSLVADRSGAVTAFAMTNLQERGVLFTDPGTEVYEGMIVGENSRSDDMDVNITKEKKLTNMRSASADSFEAIVPPRKLSLEQSLEFCRDDECVEVTPEAIRIRKVVLDQKERGRSASRAKHS, from the coding sequence ATGGCCACGCGCCACGACATCCGTAACGTCGCCATCGTCGCCCACGTCGACCATGGCAAGACCACCATCGTCGACGGCATGCTGAAGCAGGCCGGCGCGTTCGCCGCTCACCAGCTCGACTCCGTCGACGACCGGGTCATGGACTCCAATGACCTGGAGCGTGAGAAGGGCATCACGATCCTCGCCAAGAACACGGCGGTGAAGTATCACCCCAAGGACGGCGGCGAGCCGATCACCATCAACATCATCGACACCCCCGGCCACGCCGACTTCGGTGGCGAGGTCGAGCGCGGTCTGTCGATGGTCGACGGTGTCGTCCTCCTCGTCGACGCCTCCGAGGGCCCCCTTCCGCAGACCCGCTTCGTGCTGCGCAAGGCGCTCCAGCAGCGGCTGCCCGTCATCCTGTGCATCAACAAGACGGACCGCCCCGACTCGCGCATCGACGAGGTCGTCAACGAGACCTACGACCTCTTCCTCGACCTGGACGCGGACGAGGAGCAGATCGAGTTCCCGATCGTCTACGCCTGCGGCCGCGACGGCATCGCCTCGCTGACCAAGCCGGACGACGGCACGGTCCCGGCCGACAGCGACAGCCTGGAGCCGTTCTTCTCCACCATCCTGGAGCACATCCCGGCCCCCACGTACGAGGAGGACGCGCCGCTCCAGGCCCACGTCACCAACCTCGACGCGGACAACTTCCTCGGCCGTATCGCGCTGCTCCGCGTCGAGCAGGGCGAGCTGCGCAAGGGCCAGACCGTCGCGTGGATCAAGCGTGACGGCACGGTCGCCAACGTGCGCATCTCCGAGCTGATGATGACCGAGGCGCTCACCCGCAAGCCGGCCGAGGTGGCGGGCCCCGGTGACATCTGCGCCGTCGCCGGTATCCCGGACATCATGATCGGTGAGACCCTCGCCGACCCGGAGAACCCCGTCGCGCTCCCGCTGATCACGGTGGACGAGCCCGCGATCTCCATGACCATCGGCACCAACACCTCGCCGCTCGTCGGCCGTGGTGGCACGGGCAAGGGCGCGGACGCCAAGTCCGCCGTCAAGGACCGCAAGGTCACCGCCCGCCAGGTCAAGGACCGCCTCGACCGCGAGCTGATCGGTAACGTCTCCCTCCGCGTGCTCGACACCGAGCGCCCGGACGCCTGGGAGGTCCAGGGCCGTGGTGAGCTGGCGCTCGCCATCCTGGTCGAGCAGATGCGCCGCGAGGGCTTCGAGCTGACCATCGGCAAGCCGCAGGTCGTCACGCAGATGATCGACGGCAAGGTGCACGAGCCGGTCGAGCGCATGACGATCGACGTCCCCGAGGAGCACATGGGCGCGGTCACGCAGCTCATGGGCGTCCGCAAGGGCCGCATGGACAACATGTCCAACCACGGCTCCGGCTGGGTCCGCCTGGAGTTCGTCGTCCCGTCCCGCGGCCTCATCGGCTTCCGTACCGAGTTCCTGACCGGCACGCGCGGCACGGGCATCGCCCACTCCATCCACGAGGGCCACGAGCCGTGGTTCGGCACCCTGACGACCCGTAACAACGGCTCGCTCGTCGCCGACCGCTCCGGCGCCGTCACCGCGTTCGCGATGACGAACCTCCAGGAGCGCGGCGTGCTCTTCACCGACCCGGGCACCGAGGTGTACGAGGGCATGATCGTCGGCGAGAACTCGCGCTCCGACGACATGGACGTCAACATCACCAAGGAGAAGAAGCTCACGAACATGCGGTCGGCCTCGGCCGACTCGTTCGAGGCGATCGTCCCGCCGCGCAAGCTCTCCCTGGAGCAGTCCCTGGAGTTCTGCCGCGACGACGAGTGCGTCGAGGTGACCCCGGAGGCGATTCGCATCCGCAAGGTCGTCCTGGACCAGAAGGAGCGCGGCCGCTCCGCGAGCCGCGCCAAGCACAGCTGA